The Microbacterium sp. LWH7-1.2 genome window below encodes:
- a CDS encoding ABC transporter substrate-binding protein yields MGGTATDAGYFPSTQPALEALNGGAADFATIVTSGALTGLTGTGDYLFLGVATESAGKGSSIVVPADSDIQKVDDLAGKSVAVTQGAAGEYIVDQAMLNHDMPADSIKKVYLGPGDAAGAFTQGSVDAWAAFDIFIPAAVNKMGARILTTGDEELTGKPDYPVLVVTRSFAEAHPDVTAAVLKGYTEGGQHLIDNPDEYLSIQKAANDFSPEQMQYLADYRLLTYKAYDEQTRAELQETIDSWNQIGTLSKKLNVDDIVFDVASVPTS; encoded by the coding sequence GTGGGAGGCACGGCAACGGATGCCGGCTACTTCCCCTCCACCCAGCCCGCGCTCGAGGCGCTCAACGGCGGCGCGGCGGACTTCGCGACGATCGTGACCTCGGGAGCCCTCACCGGGCTCACGGGAACGGGAGACTACCTGTTCCTCGGTGTGGCGACAGAATCCGCCGGAAAGGGGTCGTCGATCGTCGTCCCGGCGGACAGCGACATCCAGAAGGTCGACGACCTCGCGGGCAAGTCGGTCGCGGTGACCCAGGGCGCGGCGGGCGAGTACATCGTCGACCAAGCGATGCTGAACCACGACATGCCCGCCGACTCCATCAAGAAGGTCTACCTCGGCCCGGGTGATGCAGCCGGCGCCTTCACCCAGGGGTCGGTGGACGCGTGGGCGGCCTTCGACATCTTCATCCCCGCCGCTGTCAACAAGATGGGCGCCCGCATCCTGACCACCGGAGACGAAGAGCTGACAGGCAAGCCCGACTACCCCGTGCTCGTGGTCACGCGGTCGTTCGCCGAGGCGCACCCGGACGTCACGGCCGCCGTGCTCAAGGGGTATACGGAGGGCGGACAGCATCTCATCGACAACCCCGACGAGTATCTGTCGATCCAGAAGGCCGCGAACGATTTCAGCCCGGAGCAGATGCAGTACCTTGCCGACTACCGGCTGCTCACGTACAAGGCCTATGACGAACAGACGCGCGCCGAGTTGCAGGAGACCATCGACAGCTGGAACCAGATCGGAACGCTGTCCAAGAAGCTCAACGTGGACGACATTGTGTTCGATGTCGCCTCCGTTCCCACGAGCTGA
- a CDS encoding gamma-glutamyltransferase family protein — protein sequence MRFTTRPELIGTFGMVASTHWLASASGMAILEEGGNAFDAAAAAGLVLHVVEPHLNGLGGDTPIIGYDVASGEPWVLCGQGPAPAAATASAFTDLGLDFIPGTGHLAAVVPGSFGAWMSMLERHGTLPLERITRFAIGYARDGFPLLPEASTAIDSVSELFSEHWTTSAEIYLPGGRIPAAGARFRNPLLADTLERIVRTAEAGGGSREAVIARARNTFYRGFVAEAVDAWMRHPVRDSSGEDHAGLLTAADLADWEPSWERPATVEFAGVTVAKTQPWGQGPVLLQQLAMLAHQDIGPAGSAQMVHTVVETAKLAFADREAFYGDPAFVDVPLDDLLSDEYARTRAALVGPEASEDLRPGSPGGREPRLSDAIFADRILPAGAGTGEPTMARAGVVRGDTCHLDVSDRWGNVVAATPSGAWLQSSPAIPGLGFALPTRAQMFWLEQSLPNSIAPKKRPRTTLSPGMLLREGKPYLAFGTPGGDQQDQWTVVFLLNHLVHGLNLQESIDAATWHSTHMPSSFYPRLFKPGGLIVEDRLGDEVIAELRGRGHDVTVSGPWTLGRIVAAGRRDDGLVVGAANPRGMHGYAVGR from the coding sequence ATGCGTTTCACCACCCGCCCTGAGCTCATCGGGACCTTCGGCATGGTCGCGTCCACGCACTGGCTCGCCTCGGCCTCCGGGATGGCCATCCTCGAGGAAGGCGGCAATGCGTTCGACGCCGCCGCGGCGGCCGGGCTCGTCCTACACGTCGTCGAGCCCCACCTCAACGGCCTGGGCGGCGACACCCCGATCATCGGCTACGATGTCGCGTCGGGCGAGCCCTGGGTGCTGTGCGGGCAGGGCCCGGCACCCGCGGCGGCGACGGCGAGCGCGTTCACGGATCTCGGCCTGGACTTCATCCCCGGCACGGGCCACCTCGCTGCCGTCGTACCCGGCTCTTTCGGCGCCTGGATGAGCATGCTGGAGCGCCACGGCACCCTGCCACTGGAGCGCATCACCCGGTTCGCGATCGGCTACGCCCGCGACGGCTTCCCTCTCCTGCCGGAGGCGTCGACCGCCATCGACTCGGTCTCCGAACTGTTCTCCGAGCACTGGACCACGTCGGCGGAGATCTATCTGCCCGGAGGGCGCATCCCCGCCGCCGGCGCCCGCTTCCGCAATCCTCTGCTGGCGGACACTCTGGAGCGGATCGTCCGAACGGCGGAAGCGGGAGGCGGATCACGAGAGGCGGTCATCGCCCGCGCGCGCAACACGTTCTACCGAGGATTCGTCGCCGAGGCGGTGGACGCATGGATGCGTCACCCGGTCCGCGACTCGTCGGGAGAGGATCACGCCGGCCTGCTGACTGCGGCCGACCTCGCCGACTGGGAGCCGTCCTGGGAACGCCCCGCGACAGTGGAGTTCGCGGGGGTCACGGTCGCCAAGACCCAGCCGTGGGGCCAGGGGCCGGTCCTCCTTCAGCAGCTCGCAATGCTCGCCCATCAGGACATCGGCCCCGCGGGCTCCGCGCAGATGGTGCACACCGTGGTGGAGACCGCGAAGCTCGCCTTCGCTGACCGCGAGGCGTTCTACGGCGACCCGGCCTTCGTCGACGTCCCGCTGGACGACCTGCTGTCCGACGAGTACGCGCGCACGCGGGCGGCGCTGGTCGGACCCGAGGCGTCGGAAGATCTGCGACCCGGGTCTCCGGGGGGACGCGAGCCGCGCCTGTCCGACGCGATCTTCGCTGACCGCATCCTTCCTGCCGGAGCGGGCACGGGTGAGCCCACCATGGCCCGGGCCGGCGTGGTGCGCGGGGACACGTGCCACCTGGACGTCTCCGACCGGTGGGGCAACGTGGTCGCCGCCACGCCGAGCGGCGCTTGGCTCCAGAGCTCTCCCGCGATCCCCGGGCTCGGGTTCGCGCTGCCGACACGCGCCCAGATGTTCTGGCTCGAGCAGAGTCTGCCGAACTCGATCGCGCCGAAGAAGCGCCCTCGCACGACCCTCAGCCCGGGGATGCTCTTGCGCGAAGGGAAGCCGTATCTGGCGTTCGGGACGCCCGGCGGTGACCAGCAGGACCAGTGGACGGTGGTGTTCCTCCTGAACCACCTCGTGCACGGCTTGAACCTCCAGGAGTCGATCGACGCCGCGACCTGGCATTCGACGCACATGCCGTCCTCGTTCTATCCGCGGTTGTTCAAGCCCGGCGGCCTGATCGTGGAGGACCGGCTCGGTGACGAGGTCATCGCGGAGCTCCGCGGCCGCGGACATGACGTGACGGTCTCGGGGCCGTGGACGTTGGGCCGGATCGTCGCGGCCGGGCGCCGTGACGACGGGCTCGTCGTGGGGGCCGCTAACCCCCGCGGTATGCACGGCTACGCCGTCGGCCGCTGA